In Lathyrus oleraceus cultivar Zhongwan6 chromosome 2, CAAS_Psat_ZW6_1.0, whole genome shotgun sequence, the DNA window GTTGCACACAAACGAAGGATTTATCCAAGAGTGCTTGTCAGTTTAGACTTCAATGGGGATTTCTATATTGACAGTGTAAAAATGCTTCTGCAACCTTGAGACTTATTGGGGAGACAAAACATTTCCCTTTCAATGTTTCCATATGTCAAAGAAAAATTATGTTTTTCAAAgttttttttcaaaacattttcttttcaaaaccttttcattttcaaaagTCATTATTAACAAACAAATAACGTTTTGCATAGCAAGGAAAGGTAAGAGAAGTACAAATGACAAAATTGAAAGGAAaagtctgttttttttttttattcaagaatggtagctTGCAAATGGCAAAAGCTCCATGGAGTATTACATTTCGAAGATGGCAAtagggaaaggtttacattgaatccaATAACCACTACTATCCCTAATGACTAAGATTTTCCCAAAACTTTGCTTCTGACGAGAGCAACTGGATTGATCTTTGACTTTGATTCTTTAGTAATGGTAAACAATCTGATACAGTCAAatgccttttgtccctaatttttgcctggaccgccctttcgggttttcagtccaccgggacgctcttttttgcctaagccgccctttcgggttttcaacttagcgagctttcatttttttttatttttacccctaacttttgcctggatctcctTTGTAGGTTAtgatccaccgggataccctttttttttttttttttgccttagtcgcctttttaggttttcgacttagcgggttttatttaggcataatattttttgaccgcatcagagttcacagggtgtgcaagctcttcaccatccatagttgtgagaatcaaggaACCTCCGGAGAAtgctttcttcacaacatatgggccttcatagttgggaCTCCACTTTCCACGCATATCCTTGTGtactggcaagatcttcttgagtaCGAGATCTCCTTCTTTGAATTCACGAAGACGGACTTTTTTGTCAAACGCCCTCTTGATCCTCTTTTGGTACAACTGGCCATGGCACATAGCAGTCATTCtcttctcatcaatgaggttcaattggtcatatctattctggatccattcagcttcctctagcttggtctccatcaagactctcaaagatggtatctctacttcaattgggagaactgcaTCCATCCCATATACTAGAGAGAaacccctgttgaagtgcgaactGAGGTTCtgtatccatgcaaagcaaagggtaacatttcatgccaatctttgtaagttttcaccatcttttgcaggattttcttgatattcttatttgcggcttcaacagctccattcatcttcggacgatatggagaagagttgtgatgttcaatcttgaaggtcTCACACAACTCTTTCATTGTTTTGTTGTTCAAATTTGTCCCATTATCCGTGATAATTCTGCTTGGAACTCCATAGCGACAGATAATCTGGTTCTTAATGAAGCGGGCAACCACTTGTTTCGTCACGTTGGCGTATGACGTagcttctacccatttggtgaagtagtcaattgcaaccaagatgaaacgatgaccattggaagctttaggctcaattgccccaatcatgtcaatgccccacattgagaaaggccaaggtgatgatAAAACATTCAACATTGtcggaggcacgtgcaccttgtcagcataaatttgacatttatgacattttctagcatagttgaaacaatcagactccatggtcaaccaataataaccagctctcaaGATCTTCCTAGacatggcatgtccattggcgTGAGTTCCAAATgatccttcatgaatctctttgatcaacaggtctgcttcgtgtctgtccacgcatctgagcagaaccatgtcataGTTTCTTTTATATAGCACCTCGTTGCTAAGGAAGAATTTGGATGCCAACctccttaaagtcttcttatctaGGGTTGTTGCATTCACTGGGTATTCTTGATTTTGTAAGTAGTTCTTGATATCATAGAACCACGGTTTCTCGTCAATTTCTTCTTCAACCAATAGACAATAGGCTGGTGCAATTTTCCTCTCAATTGTGATAAGTGGCGCCTCATTGAGAAATCTGACTTGGAACATAGAGGCTaacatagccaaagcatctgctatCTGATTTTCTGCTCTCGGAACATGATGAAAGGTGATTTCATCAAAGTACTTTATCAATCCCATAATGTGGGCACGATATGGGATTAACTTCTCATCacgagtttcccattctcctttgacttggtagatcactaaggctgagtctccatatACTTTAAGGATCTTGATTCGGGTGTCAATTGCAGcttcaatacccaagatacatgcttcatactctgAAATGTTGTTGGTACATTCAAAACACAATCTTGCTGTGAAAGGAGAATATCCACCATTGGGATTCATCAACACGGCTCCCACACCATGCCCCATgcaattggaggaaccatcaaacATCATCTTCCAACATGAACCTGGCTCGGGACCTTCATCTGGGCTTGGAGTTTCACAATCTTTCACCAACATAATGTCTTCATCtgggaaatcaaacttcaatggCTCATAGTCTTCGACAGGATGATTAGCGAGGTAGTCAGACAAAACACTTCCTTTGATAGATTTCTGGGTTACGTACTGGATGTCGTATTCAGATAACAACATGTGCCAACGGGCAagtcttccagtcaaagcaggcttctcaaagatatactttattggatccattttggagatcaacaaagtagtgtgacAAATCATATACTGCCTAAGACGTCTGGCagcccatgctaaagcacaacaagttttttCTAAGAGTGAATATCTGCtttcacaatcagtaaacttcttgctcaagtaataaatggcatgttctttctttccagtttcatcaTGTTGACCTAGTACACAACCCATGGATCCTTCGagcacagttaagtacatgaAGAGAGGCTTCCCTGGAATGGGTGGAATCAAGATAGGAGGTTCTTGCAGATAACCTTTAATCTTCTCAAAAGCTTGCTGacaatcagaattccattcaaTTGCTTGATCCTTTCGGAGCAATTTAAATATAGGCTCACATGTAGCAGTCATGTTggaaataaatctggaaatgtagttcaatcttccaagaaaacctctaacttgctttTCAGTTTGTGGAGCTGGCATGTCTTGTATCGCTCTGACCTTATctggatctacttcaattcctcgttgactaacaatgaaaccaagtAACTTCCCTGATCTgaccccaaatgtacacttaGCTGGATTCAGACGCAATCTAAATTTTCTGAGGCGCTCAAATAGTTTCAACAAATGGTCCAAATGATCCTCCTCACTCTgtgatttggcaatcatatcgtccacatagacttcaatctccttatgcatcatgtcatgaaagaggGTGACCATCGCCCTTTGATAGGTTGCCCCTGCGTTCTTGAGACCAAAAGGCATAACCTTGTAGCAGTAAGttccccatggtgtgatgaaggtggtcttttccatgtcatcgggatccatcttgatctgattatagcctgaaaacccatccatgaaggagaaaaCAGCAAACCtagcagtgttatcaaccaagGTGTCAATATGTGGGAgagggaaatcgtctttcggactagctttattcaaatccctatagtccacgcacattctgaccttgccatcctttttaggtactggcacaatgttagctacccattgagggtactttgcaactgcaaGGAAGCCAGCATCAAACTGTCTTTTGACCTCTTCTCGAATCTTCAAAGCCATGtctggtcttgttcttcggaGTTTTTGTTTTACTGGTGGACAATCTGGTCGGAGTGGTAATTTGTGAACGACAATGTCTGTGTCTAAACcgggcatatcttgatacgaccatgcaaacacatccacatattcttgtaaAAGCTTGACCAATCTTTCTTTGATGTCTGCCCCAAGTGTTGTACCAATCTTGACCTCTTTCTTTGCTTCCtcggtgccaaggttgattgtctCTACCTGCTCTTGACGTGGTTGGATATCTGTGTACTCGTACTCAACCAATCTTGCCAGTTCGTCGGGAAcatcacaatcttcctcaccctcttcttcagcttggtagattggtGAATCAAAGTTAAGAGGGAAAGTAGAGTCATTGGATTCAACATGGTTTTCTTTTATTCTGCATGTTTAAatgatttgtttttattaaaagtaaaaaaaaaacaaaggaaTGCAAGAGgaaaatgatttttattttaatggTTTTGAAAAGATTGCCATTTTTCTTTAAAAGTGAAAGAGAAAAAGAAGTAAATGAACAAACAGGAATTTAACAAAACGCCTTCATTGATATAAATCTTGGAAATGCAAAGGTGGCCCTACAAAATAGTCCAATAGCTTTGGGCATAACTATGGAATTTTGAAAACACCAAAGAAAAACAACAAattactttgacaaaggaaaCATCTCTGGGATTTCAATCGCCTTCCAATTGTTCAAAGCCACATCAGATTGGTACACCAGGTTGCTCAAATCTTCATCTTCAAGATATTCATCAATAGCATTGACTTGATATCCAGTGTTGACGAACACTTCTTGGATAGTCTTCGGACGTCCTTCGATGGAGGTTGATGCTTCCTTCTTGACATTGGTTGGTTTGTAACCCAACCCACAACGGTCTAGCTTTAGTTTGACATCAATAACATCTCCCCAACCTTCGGGACTTCCTTCCTCGATGGTTGATCTTGCTTTCTTCCATGATGCAAAAGATGGAATACCCTTCTCCTTTGGTTCTTCGACTTCTATAAGGACAGCGttggctatttcaagagcttggaaagaagtttccaaagcaTCCTCATCAGTCTCAATGTAACTGAACGAAGAGAGGTGGCTTACCATAAGATCTTCCTCACCTGACACAATCACCAGCTTATCACCAATAACAAATTTCATTTTTTGGTGCAAGGTGGAAGTCACGGCCCCAGCGGCATGAATCCACGGTCTtccaagcaaacaactataaTTTGGGTTGAtgtccataacctgaaaggtaattTCAAATACATGTGGACCAATTAATATTGGCAGCTCCACCTCCCCTATGACGGTCCTCCTCGATCCATCAAATGCCTTGACAATCAATGCGCTTGGCCTCATCTCAGTCCCTTGATATGCCAACTTAGCCAGTGTCCTCTTAGGTAAAACATTCAGAGAGGAGCCAGTGTCCACAAGGACTCTTGCTAGGGTATCTTCTTGGCATTTCACAGATATGTGCAAAGCACGATTATGGTCTTGACCATCCTTCGTCAAATCTTCTCTACTGAAGCTGAGATGGTTGCATGCTGTAATGTTGGCAATGACCCCATCAAATTGATCAATAGTAATGTCGTGAGTGACATGAGCCTGAGCTAACAATTTCTGCAAGGCACTCCTATGAGCTGGAGAGCTCATGAGAAGAGACAAAATGGATATCTTTGAAGGAGTTTGATGCAGCTGATCAAtaatcttgtaatcactcttcttgataatccTCAGAAATTCAGCGTCTTCATCAATTGTGATTACCTCTTTGCCTTTGCCGGTAACAGTAGTGGTGGTTTCTTTCGGTGGATTTGGTGGAGCCAAGTTGACCTGAGGGGTATAAATGCGACCACTGCGGGTCATTCTACTTCCCACTGCTATATCAGTGCTTGCAATACTCAGACCTTCTTTATGACCTTCTTTGTCAGACCTTTGGTTAACCACAGATGTATCATACTTCCAAGGAACTGCTTTAGTATTCTCAAAAGGAAAAGATCTAGGCCTTTGGACAACCACTGGATTAGGCATATTGAAGATTGGTTCAACTGATTCTGGAATGTTGAAAATTGGCTGAACAACAGTAGAATCTAGAACGTTGAATATTGGCTCTGGAATGTTGAAGATTGGTGTTGTAGTACTTAACTCAGGTAGATTGAAGATGGGTTCAATCACTGCTACCTCATTCTTTTTCATACGACTGCTTACTTGCAACACACCTTGGTTAATCAATTCTTGAATATCCTTTCGGACCATTTCACATCCTTTAGGACCAATAGTACATTCTTCACAACTCTTATGGCAAATTTTCAATAAACCTGCCTCCACTAACTTTGCATGAAAATCTCTGAGAGGAGTCTTGATTTTGGTTGCATCAAGAATCAGACCTTCATTAGGCTCATCATCAATAGCATTGACAGACCCATGGGCAGGCAGAGGATTGTTTTTGACATTTGGACTGGTATCCCCAAATGAAAGAATCTTTTTCTCAATCAATTCCCTCACAATATGTTTTAAGGCATAACAACCTTCCAAATCATGCCCTGGGGCACCTTCATGGAACAGACAATGTGCATTGGGATTGTAATATGGTGGGAGAGGATCTGGTGGAGGTCCCAAAGGTCTCGGAACAACTAACCCTTTCTTCAACAATGACGGATATAATTCAGTGTAAGACATAGGAATTTGAGGAATCGGAGGTTTTCCACCTTGTCTTCTATTTTGGAATGGAGCATTTTGGCGCGGAGCTGGAGTCCTTTGTTGATAAGCTGGAGCGTTGGGCGCTTGTTGATAAGTTGGAACGTTGGGCGCTTGTTGATAAGTTGGAACGTTGGGTGTTGTTTGAAAGATCGGAGCTACTTGAGTCGACTGATGCATTGGGACTTGCTGATTGAAAGTTGGTGCAATAGCTGCTACATACGGCTGTTGAGAaaattgtggttgttgaacataATGTTGTTGAGCAAAATATTGTTGCTTTTTCCAAGGCTGATTCTTTCTTCTACTACCCATCACTGCATTTGTTTCTCCTTCCTTTTTCTTATGGAAACTACTAGATAATTTcttggtattgttgttattgttggAATTACTAGCTGAAATAATCATCTTGCCATTTTTTAAGCCAAGTTCCACTTTGATACCCACGGCCACCAAGTCAGAAAAACTTGCAGTCACGCTTCCCACCATCCTTTCAAAAAATTCTGGTCGCACTGTGTCGACGAACCAATCTGCCAATTCTTTTTCTGTTAATGGAGGTTCCACTTGAGATGCAGtctctctccacctttgtgcatattctttaaaggATTCAGAATCCTTTTGGGACATGCTCAACAATTGCCTTCTATCGGGGGCTAgatccatgttgtacttgtattgtttgaTGAAAGCATCAGACAAATCTTGGAAACAACGGATGCGAGTCTGATCAAGGGTTAAGTACCATTTGGAAGAGGCACCTttcaaactgtcttggaaacagtgGATCATGAGTTTGTCATTGTCCACGTGAGCTGCCATCTTTCTATAATACATGATGAGGTGACTTTTGGGACAAGTAGCTCCTTCATATTGATCAAGGTTGGGTATCTTGAATTTTGCGGGGATCACTAATCCAGATACAAGACACATTTCTCTGGCAGCAGCACCAAAGATCTGATCACCTTCCATTGCTCTCAGCCTTTTCTCAATGGTTTCAACATTTTCTCTCAGCTTTTCATGTCTTTCATCACCTTCTTCAGACATATCAGGTATATCATACACTTGTTGATGATCATCGAAGTACGGTTGAACTCGAGTGTGCATGGCAGTGGGTGCAAAAGTAGGAATCACTTGATTAACTTCAGTAGTTAATGGGACTGTGTGTTGAGTGGACTGTCCTTGAGGAGGAGGCACAAAACCATAAGGAAGACCAAAGGGAGGCCAAGTTGCTGGAGTAGTAACTGTTGACTGAGGAGTAATCACCGGATTGACGATCTCAGAAACAATTGTGGGTTGAGTATCCATCTTTGCACGTATTACTTGCAACATCTCCATGATTTGACCTATATTCCCACGTAGATCTGTAAGCTCTTCATTCACTCTTTCCATCTCTTGCTCTTGCTCGGCCATTCTATGTCGGGCTTGAGCTCTGGTGTTGTACTGGTGTGAGGGTCTCAGTGTGGAAACTATTGGAGAAAGAAATGACGGAAATGAgtttttattttgataaaaaatgTAAGTGTGATGAcatatgcatgaatgcaatgaaaattcaaaattttaaaagtttcaaggaacttaagagatAATTGCAAACATCAAAAGGCAAATAACAATGACCAAAAGAAACTCATTTCATTAATCAAAGGGAGTTACAAAATTTGAGTACACTTTCAAAAGTTCTAAACAAAGCTAAATAAAAGCTAGGTAAAGTCCTAAGGAGATTCCCCTAGTAGCCTCAAGTTGAGCTTCTTAATTTGTTCTTCCATCTCAGCCTTCTCGAGCACAAGCTTGTCCACGATCAACTTCCAAGGAGTATTTGACTGAACGCcataggaaaataaatcctcttgcacctTTCTCTTCTTGTTGGAGAGCTCTTCTTCATTCTTCATCTTCAACTGCCTTTGAAGTTCTTCATCCTCATTTTTGATGATTTGATACTTGTTCTTCCAAGCGTCCCTTTCTCGATGCGCTTTGGTCAAAGCAATCTTCAACTTCTCTGCATCAGTCATGAAGATATAGGTAGGTTCTTTGTCAGCTAAAGGCAAAGGCTCTTGGCGAGGATAAGGCATTTTCAAGCTGATGGCCCTATCTTGCACCCATTTAAGATAAGGTTCTAAGGATACACAATTTGTCTTCCCTAAGACTTTCTTTTCTAACTTATGAACATGGCGCCAAGCGTGCACAATCTTCTCTTTGAGCGCTTTGCAATCTTCACATTCCTTAAAGAACAAACCCTCCAAGTGAATATTCTTTGGCTTATCTCTCATTGGATAACCGAGTTGACGCCGATCTAGGATTGGGTTGTAACTGATGCCCCcttttgtaccaagaagaggtacattagaaAATTCTCCACAACTATCAATGATACTAACTCCATCATAGTCACGACTATACCAAACAATATCTGAATGTGTGAGAGACATAATCTTCTGTGACCATAAAAGACCATCCTTTAGATCCCAAAAAGCATGAGACCTAGGCAAatgagaaataaaccacttgtacaacataGGCACACAACATGTAATCATTCCTCCACTATAAGAATTCCTCATATGAACAGAATGATATGCATCAGCAAGCAaagtaggaactggatttcctaTTAAGAAGATCTTGATGGCATCCATGGCAACAAAGTCATCAAAACTAGGAAATAGGAACAATCCATAGATAAGTAGAGCAAAAACAGCCTCAAAAGCATCCACACTCCTCATTCTAGCAAAATACTGAGCTTTGTTCATTAGAAACTTAGCTGTCAAACCAAGCATTTTTCCTTTTGTGGTCATGTGATCCTTGATCTCTGATATTTTCAAGTGAGTAGCCTTTGCAATGTCTTGATTTTTGGGATCTTCCTCCAAACCAGAAAATGGAGCTTGACTAGAAATAGGAACACCAATCAGATGAGAGTATTCTTCAAGTGTTGGCATAAGCTGATAGTCGGGGAAAGTGAAACAGTGATACATGGGATCATAAAACTGAATCAAAGTAGAAAGAAGTCCATCTGCCATGTTGATCTTCAAAAGAGAGAGCAAATGTCCATATCTTTTACTGAAAGCCTCTGTGTCGACAACCAAAGATCCCAATTTCCTTAGGTCTTCTAACTTAGGACTCTTGAAAGTGTACTTTTGAGTCTTTTTCCTTCCAAAATCCATGATAAACCTAATGTTTGCAACAAAAGTTCCTAAGCTCCTTGAAAACTTTGTTAAAAAAAATGATGTTTatgatgcatggatgcatgaatgcacaATCACACAAACAAGGGTCACACACAAATAGGGTTCAAAGGTTCGACGTTGCGAGCATGAGGCCATAGGTCTAACCATCCCAAATGTACTATGGGTTTATTTTGTACCTGTACAACGGGTTCTACAAAGGTTCCCAAAAATCATCGacccatctttcggatattatcaaCATGCCAATTACTCGGGAGTTAATAATATTCTCAAGGGAATCTAatttgagtgtagtatcgcgtatCAACTATTTCAGATTTACACCTTCATAGTCATCGCACTACATCCTAAAGGCCAAGTGGGGTGAAGGGGGTTactaaggtcctcagcttctcaggTTACCCAAATCAATATAGTATGTGTTTTCACAATTGCTTGATCAACAATACTAATTGTAAAGGGAACCTCCACATGAGTGGTGCATTCTCAAGTCAGCTTGTTCGGGATTAAACTCCCTATAAGCCTTCTTGACTATACCACATCCTATCTTATTTATGTACACTCAAATCCGGGTTAGGACTTACCTCACCACACAATGGATCACCCAAAACAAAGGTCCaaacaaacaaaagaaacaaCCAATAATAATAACACAAATATAATCAAAATAGGCTTAACCCTCTTTCAATgtctccccagtgaagtcgccaattctgtcgcggtgagaatcggatatcaagctattgtattaacttgaatcacaaaacattaaatgttcaccaccgaactttaatttatccaagggaaagggaaaaaggtcgaataaaaccctaattgtgcaatgtaaaaacaatgcgaagagatctaaagttcgggggttggttatactaagggaaggtgttagcatccttaatatctatagtatcctataggaaccttttgaaagtatttgtgttatgttattatttggaaatgttttgttgggaaggacctaaaggttttattaagtttgctcgccaaaacttcgcggtcatgtgcctacgtatccttataaggATGGAATCAGAGCAACCGTAGTTCACCTAACTAAGGGCGAAGGAACACTTGGTAGTGATCAAGGTTCCAAGGGGGGAAGTAAGTGTTCATAACAAACATACTTACAAGAGTTACCAAGTAACTCTTACTTGAGTCTAAGTTGAAAGTGAGAATGactctaacaaggtcaaagggaaactagggattgctaaactacctatgacattaagtcaaaaagaggtctttcccttggatttaggcaaaaagataaacaaaatatAAGCAAAATGAAGAAGCtgttcatacatgacatcaacaaatataagcacatgataaagaagatgttcaagcatgacatcaacaaggATAATCAAATGGCAAataagatgttcaagcatgacatcaacaatgacaaacaaggatgaagaagatgttcaaacatgacatccacaaagataatcaaatgaaggagatgttcatacatgacatcaacaaatataaacaaagatgaagaagatgttcaaacatgacatccacaaagataatcAAATGAAGGAGATGTTCATATatgacatcaacaaatataaacaaagatgaagaagatgttcaaacatgacatccacaaagataatcaaatgaaggagatgttcatacatgacatcaacaaatataaacaaagatgaagaagatgttcaaacatgacatccacaaagataatcaaatgaaggagatgttcatacatgacaccaacaaatataagcacatgataaagaagatgttcaagcatgacatcaacaaagatatgAAAGCATGATCATAATAATATCAAGCATGGTATGTATACACATATGTACAACATGTGAACATGAACAAGGGTATAACAACATCAATCAAAGATGTATCAAGTTACACGAATATGAATGACATGGATATatcatcatgaagaaacaaaTATGAATGACATAACAATTCATGAACATGTATATGGATGTCATAGTAAGTATGAATGAACATGTGTATGCATGAAGTAAAACATGGTTTAGACATAACATCAACTTGATCATGAAAACAATTTAAGTTACATGCATGTTAAGGTTCAATATGATCACAAACAAAGgttcaacatcatacaaaaagtTTGAACATGTAAGCATATAAGTCATACAAAGACATGTTAATACAAGTTTAAAGCATTCGTAAacacataaacaaacacaaacacaatggCA includes these proteins:
- the LOC127123557 gene encoding uncharacterized protein LOC127123557; translated protein: MDFGRKKTQKYTFKSPKLEDLRKLGSLVVDTEAFSKRYGHLLSLLKINMADGLLSTLIQFYDPMYHCFTFPDYQLMPTLEEYSHLIGVPISSQAPFSGLEEDPKNQDIAKATHLKISEIKDHMTTKGKMLGLTAKFLMNKAQYFARMRSVDAFEAVFALLIYGLFLFPSFDDFVAMDAIKIFLIGNPVPTLLADAYHSVHMRNSYSGGMITCCVPMLYKWFISHLPRSHAFWDLKDGLLWSQKIMSLTHSDIVWYSRDYDGVSIIDSCGEFSNVPLLGTKGGISYNPILDRRQLGYPMRDKPKNIHLEGLFFKECEDCKALKEKIVHAWRHVHKLEKKVLGKTNCVSLEPYLKWVQDRAISLKMPYPRQEPLPLADKEPTYIFMTDAEKLKIALTKAHRERDAWKNKYQIIKNEDEELQRQLKMKNEEELSNKKRKVQEDLFSYGVQSNTPWKLIVDKLVLEKAEMEEQIKKLNLRLLGESP
- the LOC127123556 gene encoding uncharacterized protein LOC127123556, which gives rise to MAEQEQEMERVNEELTDLRGNIGQIMEMLQVIRAKMDTQPTIVSEIVNPVITPQSTVTTPATWPPFGLPYGFVPPPQGQSTQHTVPLTTEVNQVIPTFAPTAMHTRVQPYFDDHQQVYDIPDMSEEGDERHEKLRENVETIEKRLRAMEGDQIFGAAAREMCLVSGLVIPAKFKIPNLDQYEGATCPKSHLIMYYRKMAAHVDNDKLMIHCFQDSLKGASSKWYLTLDQTRIRCFQDLSDAFIKQYKYNMDLAPDRRQLLSMSQKDSESFKEYAQRWRETASQVEPPLTEKELADWFVDTVRPEFFERMVGSVTASFSDLVAVGIKVELGLKNGKMIISASNSNNNNNTKKLSSSFHKKKEGETNAVMGSRRKNQPWKKQQYFAQQHYVQQPQFSQQPYVAAIAPTFNQQVPMHQSTQVAPIFQTTPNVPTYQQAPNVPTYQQAPNAPAYQQRTPAPRQNAPFQNRRQGGKPPIPQIPMSYTELYPSLLKKGLVVPRPLGPPPDPLPPYYNPNAHCLFHEGAPGHDLEGCYALKHIVRELIEKKILSFGDTSPNVKNNPLPAHGSVNAIDDEPNEGLILDATKIKTPLRDFHAKLVEAGLLKICHKSCEECTIGPKGCEMVRKDIQELINQGVLQVSSRMKKNEVAVIEPIFNLPELSTTTPIFNIPEPIFNVLDSTVVQPIFNIPESVEPIFNMPNPVVVQRPRSFPFENTKAVPWKYDTSVVNQRSDKEGHKEGLSIASTDIAVGSRMTRSGRIYTPQVNLAPPNPPKETTTTVTGKGKEVITIDEDAEFLRIIKKSDYKIIDQLHQTPSKISILSLLMSSPAHRSALQKLLAQAHVTHDITIDQFDGVIANITACNHLSFSREDLTKDGQDHNRALHISVKCQEDTLARVLVDTGSSLNVLPKRTLAKLAYQGTEMRPSALIVKAFDGSRRTVIGEVELPILIGPHVFEITFQVMDINPNYSCLLGRPWIHAAGAVTSTLHQKMKFVIGDKLVIVSGEEDLMVSHLSSFSYIETDEDALETSFQALEIANAVLIEVEEPKEKGIPSFASWKKARSTIEEGSPEGWGDVIDVKLKLDRCGLGYKPTNVKKEASTSIEGRPKTIQEVFVNTGYQVNAIDEYLEDEDLSNLVYQSDVALNNWKAIEIPEMFPLSKIKENHVESNDSTFPLNFDSPIYQAEEEGEEDCDVPDELARLVEYEYTDIQPRQEQVETINLGTEEAKKEVKIGTTLGADIKERLVKLLQEYVDVFAWSYQDMPGLDTDIVVHKLPLRPDCPPVKQKLRRTRPDMALKIREEVKRQFDAGFLAVAKSGKLLGFIVSQRGIEVDPDKVRAIQDMPAPQTEKQDQAIEWNSDCQQAFEKIKGYLQEPPILIPPIPGKPLFMYLTVLEGSMGCKKLVVL